The sequence TCAGGAAAATGCCGTAAAATTATCAGAAAGCCTTAAACTATCCGGGGGTGCAAAAAAAGCAGCGGAGGTTATCGGCAGGATTGCAGAAGAATAGATGTGGCTGAAATAGGATAATTTAGATATTAATGACTATATCCTTGGATTATCAACAGATGAATTTATTAATGGACTGCTGGATATAAATTTAAATACGGAGGAATAACAAATGCATTTAGAAAAACCGGAATGGATTAAAGTAAAAATACAAGGTGGAAATGTATCAGGTAAGGTAAACTCTTTGATTTCAGAACTTTCTTTAAATACCGTATGCAATGAAGCCAATTGTCCTAATAGGATGGAGTGCTATGAAAGAGGAACTGCCACATTTATGATATTAGGTAGAAATTGTACCAGAAACTGTACCTTTTGCAATGTAACTAAGAAAAAGCCCGAAAAAATAAACCCCATGGAACCGGAAAACGTAGCTAAGGCTGTAGCTAAGCTTGGTTTAAAACATGCCGTTATTACATCTGTTACTAGGGATGATTTGGAAGATCAAGGAGCTAATCAGTTTGCAAGAGTTGTAGAGAAAATAAGAAAGACTGCCCCAAAGGTAACAATTGAACTGCTTATACCTGATATGCAAGGAAATAAGGAATTAATAGATATTATCATAAATTCAGAACCAAACATACTGAATCATAATGTAGAAACAGTACCGGAATTATATTATAAGATTAGACCTATGGCGGTATTCGATAGATCTATAGAATTACTTGGTTA is a genomic window of Acidilutibacter cellobiosedens containing:
- the lipA gene encoding lipoyl synthase, whose protein sequence is MHLEKPEWIKVKIQGGNVSGKVNSLISELSLNTVCNEANCPNRMECYERGTATFMILGRNCTRNCTFCNVTKKKPEKINPMEPENVAKAVAKLGLKHAVITSVTRDDLEDQGANQFARVVEKIRKTAPKVTIELLIPDMQGNKELIDIIINSEPNILNHNVETVPELYYKIRPMAVFDRSIELLGYVKKTKPNMRTKSGMMLGLGETKEQIINVFRRLREVDCDMLTLGQYLQPSKSHIPVVEYVTPETFYEYKEIALSMGFKRVASAPLVRSSYYAENF